The sequence TGAAAGAAATTATTTAGCTATTAGTTTGTCATGATGCATGCTTTATGTTCTGTCAGGGGCCCTTAGCATAGTAGGCATGTAGGAGGTAGGCAGTTGTGTTAATCATGCTCTTGTCTTGTATCTTTTACAAGATGACCGACACACCTCCTAGTGATGGCCCAACTCCAGGGGCAGATTTCGATATGATGTCAGCACTTGATTGGAAGGATGGCATTGCCACTCTGCCAGGCAGTGACATCAGGGTAAACCCTTTGGCTTCAGCACCTGGTCAgctctatttgtgtgtgagttctgatggtgatggtgagtgACTGCTGCCtggcttctctctcactcctgcagTTTCGCATGACAGAGTTTGGCACTCTGGAGATTGTGACGGAGACAGACACAaaagagcaagaggaggagacgAACCAATCAGTGACAACATCCACCAGTCAAGCCCCGTCGGATGCCCAAAAGTCATTGGCACCATCTCAGTCAGGACGCCAGGGACGCTCTGAAGGTCAGGAACACtggtacacactcacatgtatcATTTgcatccacacagacacacacacacacacacattgatataCACACATGTAATAGAAGAACTGAATGTGTCTGCATTTCCCACATGTATCCACCTACGCAGCTGCTGGCCCTGAGGAGGACCCCAGTGCTGAGCAGGGCAGCTGCAGGTCATGTGGTGTGACTGGAGCTCTCAACACCTTCCTGCAGGGCAAGTTCTGCAGTGTTACGTGTGTGCAGCCCACCAGTGGCAGGTACACAGACGCTTAgctgacacatacacatgggAATACAGAACAGTAGGGAATTTTTAGGCCCCTGTGGACAAATGCTGTAATGTGAGGATGCTTTCAAAATGATTACATCTCTTACCAAATGAGAACGGACTAGGtgcagtaaacaaaaaagttgaAACAACATTTGGTGTGTTCTCCTTTTGTCTTCAAAACAGCAGCAGTTTGCTCACTGATATACTTGTACAGTTGCCTTGATTAGTTTTAGTTTATCCCAAGTTGGATAGATTTCTGCTAGTTCTTGCTGATTGATTTGAATTTTCCAATCTGAACTGTGATCTGTTACTTTCTCTCTTCAATGGCATACATTGTTCACTGGAAGAATATACAACATATGATGTATTTCTCCTTACATAAATACCAGTTGGGATAGAAAATACCCATTGAAGATAATGTTTTGTGAAATCAGTAActtgtactgtatatgcacCAGTTATcaagaaattgtgtgtgtgtgtgtgtgtgtgtgtgtgtgtgtgtgtgtgtgtgtgtgtgtaggtccacTCCAGGCGAGGTGGGTGAGATCCTGGGGAAGAGAGTGAGGAGGAAAAGGAAGATGTTCATGGAATCagatgatgaggaggatgagaaccaagaggaggaagaggtacTTGAAACACACATCTGTCCATCTTACCAGAAGGTTGTGAATGCTGTTTGAGGTAAGCCAACTTAAACCTTTTCATAAAGTAACTGTGTTTCTTTGTCTTTGTTGATCCACCCGTTGCACTTTTAGGAGAAGCTGAAAGCCTGTAAAGGAAGGAGAGCAGCTAAACTGGCTAGACTGGGTAAACAGCATAGGCACACAAACAGCATAGGCATACACTTACACATAATCCACTCAAGGAGAAAGTGATTTCGCTCAGACTGAGTGAAAGCTGTTTATTTTGCCTTAGTGAtgaggtgtgttttttttgttgttgccatAGTAACGGCAGCCCCTGCAAAGAAGCGGACCTGGAGCTGGCAGGCCTacctagaggaggagagggccaTTGCTGCACCACTCAAGCTCTTCAAAGAGGTACTGTAGCGCCTAGTCTCTGACAGTAGATGGCGTTTTAACTACACATTCCCTTGACCAGGAAATATCCAGATGGCTCCATGATgaacttgtttgtgtgttttctgtgtgcagCACCAGTCGTTCCCTCAGAGCAGGAACAGTTTCAAGGTGGGCATGAAGCTGGAGGGACTTGACCCTGTGCACCCTTCCCTGTTCTGTGTGCTGACCGTTGCTGAGGTAACCAACCATAGCTCATTCAGCAATTCTGTGGGAGGTTGCATGTAGCTGTTGTGTTTCAGACTTGGATGCAGAACGTCTGCGTGTAATAACAGACTCTTAAGTGTCCGCCTCTTTCTTTCTGCAATGCTCTCTCCTCAGGTGCAGGGCTACAGGATGCGGTTACATTTCGATGGCTACCCAGAGTGCTATGACTTCTGGGTGAACGCTGACTCCTGGGACGTAAAGCCTCCGGGCTGGTGTGAGAAATCAGGCCTGAAACTTTTACTCCCAAAAGGTGTGCGTACACGTCAACACATGTACATCCATGACTCCCACCAAAACGCACACCACATACTCATGATGTTGAATTATGAACGCATCATGGTGAGCTTTGCTACGTGAGGTGCTATGTGTTGCCTTTGTTTACCTTAGGCTGCCGAGAGGGGGAGTTTAACTGGAGCACATATGTGAAGAATTGCAGAGGCCAACTGGCTCCAAAACACCTGTTCAAGAGTCTCAATACGGTGAGGAATACACTGGACTTTTCCGAAAGTCACGATGTAGGAAGTCACAAGGTGGAAACAAGGTTTGAAATTGTATGGTTAACAGCGGTCAACTGATGGGTAATGTTTgatataaataacaaacacacaaacacagataatcCCACTCCTTGACtgaggtgtgtgtttctgtggtgtTGATCAGTCAGTGACACCCTCGGGATTCCGTGCGGGAATGAAGCTGGAGGCAGTGGACAGGAAGAACCCCACCCTCATCTGTGTAGCAACCATCAACGCTGTCGTCGACAACCGGCTCCTCATTCACTTTGACAACTGGGAGGACACCTATGAttactggtatgtgtgtgtgtgtgtgtgtgtgtgtgtgtatgtgttggtgtgcgTGCTTACATATGTTTACCCACACATGTGGAAGTGTGGTGAGAGTTTTTTTCCCTTGCTGTGTGAGAACAAGCCATGTGGCCATGTATTAATCTGAttcttttttaccagctcaaAACATAGCCAAACTTAGAAGTCTTATGTTATAACATAATTTAGagaaactcattcatgcatttatctccagcagggttggtTACTGCAATGGGCTTTTCACAGGCCCTCCTAATAAGAccatcaaacagcttcaggtgatacaaatgcagcagctagagtTTTTatgaacaagaaaaaaaagaactggCTACATTACTCCAATACTTAAGTCCCTGTACTGGCTTCCAGTGAGTCACAGAATTTACTTTAAAGTACTACTGCGtgtttataaatcactaaatgAGATGGGACCTAActacctatcagacatgcttcagcagtacacccCCTACAGACATCTCAGGTCACAGGAGAAATATGCGTTGATAAACCCACTATGCGCTTCAGCTTAAAAAAATACTCCCAACTACAGCAAGTTTCAAATCTaaaccaaactgttctcagatgcatTCTACTAACTGATTAAGTGCACTTCCTGTTCATTGAATGCACTCTGtgctttgtttttgtcttttgatTACTCAATTGTTATGTACTTTACCTTTTGAAATATTTTAAGCTGTTGCCTTTTTTAGGCTTTTATTTACTATTACCTACTATTATCtgcttttttaaatgtaaagcactttgaataGCCCCTTTGTATGAattgcgctatataaataaacttgtttTGCCTTGACTGATGAATTAGTACATTGCTAATGTGAGTGTGccacgtgtgtttgtggttaGGTGTGATGCCAGTAGTCCGTACATCCATCCTGTTGGGTTTTGTGAGGATGCAGAGCTGACTTTGACCACGCCTGCAGGTGAGATGCACACTTCCCCTTTTGCCATCGTTCAAACACATGATGGCTCCACCATGTTGCCATCGAATTATTCAGTCACACAAATTCATCTGAATTGAACTGTTCtcattatgtgtgtttgtgctcgtGCACACATGTTTGTTGCAGAATATAAGCATCCACGGTCCTTCTCATGGGAGCGATACCTGGAGGAGACAGGAACACAGGCAGCTCCTGCAAGGGCTTTtaaacaggtaaacacacacacacacacactgatacacactcgctagtacacacacatgcaggcacgaGGGGTCAGAGATGAAGGGTGTAGTTAAAGTGTTGGTTTCTGCTTACTAAGGCCATGGGGTTTTAACAGGtgaacacatccacacacacatccacattctcacacacatataaacacacacgcacagcacacatCAGCGGTCAGAGAAGATGGGTGCAGCTAAAGTGCTCCTGTGATGGCTGTGCTTACAGAGGCCGCCCCATGGCTTTCAGGCCGGCATGAAGTTGGAGGCGGTGGACCGCAGGAACTCCATGCTCATCCGCGTGGCCACCATCTCCGACACGGAAGAGCACCGGGTCAAGGTCAGGGGGAAACTGGGGAGGCTGTGTTGCCCCTGTGGACTGGAGTGTGTTGAGATGTCATTTTTGCCCTGTGATTGTGCCTGTTGTAGCACTTTGACATTATTAAGCTTTATATCGGCTTTTTAGTCAGGCTTTACATTGGCTTTATATTAAATCATTAATGAAATGTATGTTTCTTGATTAGTTTATGTGTTGTTGACCACTGAGTagtcgtgtgtgtgagtccaaATATACTTTGACAGCTACAGTACGCAGCATGGTTGTTCAAATGTGACTGATGTGTTTGTAGGTACACTTTGATGGTTGGGGTGATGAGTACGATTACTGGTTGGATGCCGACAGTTCAGACCTACACCCAGTAGGATGGTGTCAGAAGACAGGACATCCTCTGCAACATTCCCAGagtacgtacacatacacacacacacacacatacacacacttatatccTTGGTAAACATCCACTCTCAATAACCTGTATCCACCACCTACAACTGAATGTACAAACAGCACAAGGCCTGCTGAACTCAAGATCGTGGGTGTCTATGGGTCAAATTGATCAATGGGTCAATGGGATCATGGGTGTTCACACAAATACTAATGCAAATGGGATACAGCGATTTTCTAAGCATACATACTATGTTCTCATTCAGGCGAAGCGCATTACATAGAAAATGTAATGAGGTGAAATTAAAATAGTGTTAGGATAGATTAGGTAACACTGTGGCTAACCTACTTTCCTTAATAGGCAACTAGGTTTGCGCAGCAGATGCACTGCCCACCCAAAGAAGCAGTAGCATTTGATCAGTTGTAAAGTGTATATAAGTGTGAGGCTGGAGGAGGCAGTTCAAGCCAGTGGGGTCTGTTCCAGTTTTAACGGTTGGAATCTAATGCTGGCTGCTACTTCGAACCAATTAAGAGAAATGACTAATAGTCAATGGCTGGGCATTAAGATCGCACATTCACCAACACTGTTTTTTACTATCTCATGGAATCAGACTTAACTTACATACTCCCTCCTCTCAGCAAAAAGGACCTTTGATGAGAAAAAATATAtgaaaggttgtatcagcgatggcggggTATCGTCACTTCTGTTCactccctccccttcccccccgtgcaattgaaactctcctaaacgcgcatctcgtcggttattggttggaacactttattttgcctttgagtggttgccaacacttgttggtagcaattgtttttgtgtacagacctctgagcctaggctgcctacagagacacgtttttttgacggcctgcttatggggcaggcagctagcggatcgttaggaaaaattacatgaatgtgatcatttatgtttggaccttttttgggcctgaaatgggctgatacaaccttttaatgaaatcatttgTGGGTAAAAAACTACAAATATCAGTGGAGCAAAGATGGAGTGACAATGGTGTTTGCATCGTAGGTGGGTCAGAATCTCCAGTTCTTCCAGGCCAGGGGTGCCCCACTGTGGGATGCAATGGCGTTGGACACATCCGTGGCCCTCGATACGGCACACACTACACGTGAGTGATCATGACACTATGCAAACCTACACGTGTGTTGGTCAAAGTAGGATATTTGAAAaagtaaggtctgctgtttattttgtccTCATTCCCCTGTTTTTAAggtctttattttctttttaccATCTTGTGTTTTAAATGTCCTTTTCTATCTTTCCATCTGTGTTGGTCAGGGCGGTGAGTTGTCCATACTCGGACGTGAACATGAACAGAGACGCCCTGCTGCCTGACCGGTTGAGTGGAGAGCGACCCGTGGCCATCTCCGGCCCTCAGAAGCTGCGCCGCGCCGACCCCCACCCGCACGCTCagccccacacccccacacagcCCAACACCCCCACGCTCCCACCCAGCACACCTGAGGCCACCAACAGCAACCACAATCACTCCTCGCCGTCCAGGTGTGTGGGTGCGGGTGGGTGGATCTGGATCTATGATTTCATGAGGAGTGTGCCTCTGACATAGGATATGTTGCTTCACAGGTCTTTGACTGCTATAAAGTGTGCAAAACTACAGCTGGTGAAACAGGAAGGGGATGGCAAAGGTATGAacaggctatgtgtgtgtgtgtgcgcgtgtgtgtgtgtgtgtgtgtgtgtgtgtgcgcgcgtgtgtgtgtgcgcgcgcgccttCTATAATGGCTGTGATACACACCCCTAATATATTTTGATATCTTTAGAAAGCTCTTGGAAGTGGTGTAATAGCATCTCATTTCATCATAGAGTGGATTTACATGTTAATGTGTACAGGATTacatgcttgtgtgcgtgtgtgcgtgtagaatCTCTGCAGCAGTTCCTGCATGACTCTGTGTTTTGTGGCTGGGAGCCTCCACGGCTGCACCTGAGCTGGGAGAAGCATGGCAAACTGCTACCTGAAGTGCTGGGGCTCACTGCCAAACGTGTATCATCATGGAGTACTGAGGAGGTATACTCTCACAcccatcttacacacacacacacacacacacacacacacacacacacacacacacacacacacacacacacacacacacacacacacacacacacacacacacacacacacacacacacacacacacacacacacacacacacacacacacacacacacacacacacacacaaagtgggcagccgtggcccactggttagcactctggacttgtaaccggagggttgccggttcgagtcccgaccagtgggctgcggctgaagtgcccttgagcaaggcacctaacccctcactgctccccgagcgccgccgttgtagcaggcagctcactgcgccgggattagtgtgtgcttcacctcactgtgtgtacactgtgtgctgtttgtgtttcactaattcaccgattgggttaaatgcagagaccaaatttccctcacgggatcaaaaaagtatatatacttatacatactatacatacaaacaaaccaGGCTCATACAGCCTCATGAGTAACTGAGAGCCAGTGAAATATCAGCACCAACACATGTATGCGTTGTGTTCATAGGTAGCTGGTTTTGTCAGAGGATTGCCGGGGTGTCGGGAGCATGCTGTTACGTTCAGGAATGAGGTAAATGatagactgtgtgtgcgtgcgtgtgcgtgtgtgtgtgtggctcaagGGAGGTGTTcatatttctgtgtgtttttttccataGCAAATTGATGGAGAGGCCTTTCTGCTTCTCACGCAATCAGACATCGTTAAGATCCTGAGCATCAAGCTTGGCCCCGCTCTTAAGATTTATAACTCTATTCTGATGCTGAAGAGTGCTGATGAGgagtagcccccccccccagctcccAACACCAACCCCACGCCCTGTCCCGTACCTGCCATGCACCCAGCACATGCACCTGGACTGGTCTGCACCAATCACAGAGCAGGAGTTACACAAAGGTCTTCCTGTAGAGAATGTTTTTGAGGCAAAAGCCATTTCAGTCCAAATGGTATTATTCTCTAATTTAATTATAATTGTAAGACGTTGTTTTAATTAGTGTATGAGGCCAGAACAAACAGCACAGAGCTTTTACTTGAACTGTAATGTTAATATTCAacatgtgctctgtgtgtgtgtgtgtgtgtgtgtgtgtgtggtgtatgtgtgggcatgtgtgtgcatggagatTGAACGGAGGAAATGTTTTGTTGGTTTAAACATGAGATTACATTTGTAAAACAAACACCTGTATAGTGTACAGATTGACTGATTGGCTGTATAGTGTACAGAATGATTCAGATTGGTTCTTAATTGTACAGCATGAATCTGATTGGCTTTTTAGTGTACAGAATTGTGAATGGGCCATTTTAGTGTATAGAATGAATGTGACTGGCACCTTGCTATGGGAATGgaaaagttgtttgtttgctAAGGGAAAGGAAGTTGAAGTGGATGTTTGTGCTGGGGGTAGTGGACTCCAGAAATAAATGGTGTGACCATTCACATTTGGTATATTTCATTTGCACAAACACTCAACAGTATGAAACTtttgctgtttaaaaaaaaaaaaaaaaaaaaaaaaatctgaaatgggtttttgtcataatgttctgcaccttgaTGAGAGCCATGCTGGCCTTTGGTGACCAAATGATTAAAGTTGTccttgaaaaaaaagaaagacacttTAATTGATGTAGAAAAGGGACCATTATGTCACTTCAACATACTAATCAGGCAAAAGAAACACTGCAACATTCTAAGCTTCAAGTGTACTCATTATGCACAAACATTTCGATGGTCATCTACTCAAAAGCTTAAATATACAAAGCCATTAGACCCCCTTGTATGAATCTTACAAATGCTTTGTCACTAATCCATATGGACATATACAGCACACAAATACGATGGAGGAACTTGTGGAACTTCATTGGGTTCTTGTGCAAGTATTTTGAATGACTGTTTTCCAGACCTGAAAAATTATAAACATTTAGGGTCCAAGGCTAGAAATTGTGCTCAGTAAAAAAAGCTgtcaaaagtatgcataaaTACAATTCCAGCAAATAACCAATAAAGGATCAAAAGATTGGGAGCCAAGTGCCATTTTCCGTGCGAttaaaggagagaaagggaggagggtTTGTTGTCAATTTCATTTGAAATTAACACAATGTATCTCAATATATCGCAATGTAAAATCGTCAAACTCATTTGGATGCCACTCTCACTTACAATATGGAGAATGGAGTGTGTGATAAGGCCGCCTGTTTGCAATATCTAACATTGCTGTTGCAGGTAGGAGCATGAACCTTTTTGTCGGTTTTAGACAAATTGGGTACCCCCATAGTGCTAAATGGGTACAGTATGTTCTAATTGGGTACCCCATAGTGCTAAATGGgtacagtatgttcaaattggGTACCCCATAAAGCTAAATGGGTACAGTTTGTTCAAATTGGGTACCCCATAATGCTAAATGGGTACAGTATGTTCAAATGGGGTACCCCATAATGCTAAATGGGTACAGTATGTTCAAATGGGGTACCCCATAATGCTAAATGGgtacagtatgttcaaattggGTACCCCATAATGCCCAGTATGTTGAAAGGTTGTGAAAAGGAAAATTCCTTCATATGTTACAAcctcaaatcagaaaaagttgggacgttgtgtaaaataatgcaaataaaaacagagtgGGATAATattcgtaaacccatatttagcagcaaaaaggacatagtccaaatgttcattttcaacatttgatcatttgtctatttcatggaaaaaatgttaatttgatgccagcaacatgtttcaaacaaAGATgggaatgtttaccactgtgctgcttcgcctcttcatttaacaaaattctgtagcCTAAATATTTAGGAACTGGAAAtggctagagttttgagaatgaaatctcCCCTTACTCCccaatataggatttcagttgctcaacattatggggtattcttagtcgtgtttttcattccatgatgcacctaattgcatttgcatttaagcacctggactcttccatatggagaaatactgtttaaatatgtgcagaattcattttgccattcattttgttttcctgaaatattcaaggtcttccctggaaaagacattgcctgaatggcagtatatgttgctcaaaacctgtatacatcattcagaatggattgtgctttgccaaatgtgcaagatgcctacagccacaccgtcatagatgatgggtttcgaactgagcactaaaacaagttgaataggttggatacttggataggccctctcctctttagcccagatgagtccatgatttccaaaaaagaatggcaaattttGATTTGTCTAACCACAGAACCTTTTtgcctcagtccattttaaacaaactcaggcccagataaaacagtggtattttctgtatcattcTTTGGtattttctgtttctgtctcaatacaattttggctgcagtttttgaattaagtatcaaactgtgcacatagacagtTTTTCACAGACAGATTTTTTCCTGAGctcatacaatgacaggtctggaaacaggtctggttttgatgcagtgccatctgaggtccaaaagatcATGGCCATcccatttgtttttcagctctttcccttgtttgcaaagatttctatggatctctgaatgttttaataatagtATGTCCTGTGGATGATAAACtacccaaatacttcacaatttcatgttaagaagcattaaaattactttgtttcatcatttgtgcacacatgtttacacagagtgagGAATAcccacatctttacttctaagataccctgcctctctgggatgctctttttctcgcccaatcgtgttgccagttaccctaattagttgtgaaacattcctccttttgttttctttatcatttcacaacttttccagcattttgctACCCCTGTCCCAACTGTTTctaaaacatgttgctggtatcttCAGaactaacatatattttccatgaaatagtcaaatttatcatcttcaacatttgatatgttgtctgtgtcctttttgcaactaaatatgagtttacgagatttgcagattattacattctgtttttggggttgtattttaAGTGCTTTAGAGGCGTGTCCTCAGCTTCTTTTTAGTTGTTAGTGAAGCTGCAGAGTGCGTGGAGCTGGACATTCCTCCAGTAGCTGATTGTTGGCAGGGCTCAGTGGACAAGACGTGCTGGAGCCCTGGGTGAGGGAGCTCAGATAGAAGAGAGTTAGCCTGTTACTGTTGAGTCGCCAGTTTTGACCTTAATGTGGCCAGTCACAGGAAGCCAGTAAAGTGAAATGTAGGCAGATAGTTTCACACGTGGTGGTGTGCTAAGACTTAAAATGCATCATTACCTTATTTGCTGTCCCACAAAAGTACATGACCTCATTGAATGTCTTTTTAATCATGTATGCTGTCAAACTTCACTTTTACCAAATGAAACACATTTTGGACTTCAGACTGAGAACAGTGGCTGGTAGGAGTATTTATTATTTTCTCTGATGTTAAGACGTAATACAAGATGTAATACAATTGTATTGTCAGGATTTTAACTGGATTTGATTCAACGTCATTTCACTTAAACTGGATTTACTGACGTAGGTTCAGTAACCTACATCCTTAACAAAATAGGAAATTGGAGGGAGAGGGCTGGAGTCACATTATGCATCCCATCTAACAGTTTGTTGACTTCTGTTTGCACAAACAATTGAACCACCAATCACAGCATTCTGTACCATTTTTAGCGATGCCCACTATGCGTTTGGGCAATAGACAAATATACAAACGACAACATTTTGCAAGAAATACACACTGACTGTGGATGAAAAAGAGTTAATCTCTAGAGACGCCGAGAATAAACCATCTGTCCAGCGTGGGACTAAGCAGGACTTCCCATGACCCTGCAAcccaacacacacgcgcactccctcctccccacacacacttatgcacacacacacacacacacacacacacacagagagagagagagaacagatcaGATAGTACCATCTGAGACCCAGCTGATACAACCATCGGGTAGCCTTGTCCTCGTCTTCATGGGCACTTTCAGGCGAGCGTTGTTGGATATTATTTATTCCCTGCTTGAATTCTGACTGGAGCGTATGCAGATCATTCCTTCCCACACGATTCAGCAAGGAAATACTAAGCATGCGCATGACACGAAACGAACTGTTGTAGAACTGCAGAACTACCCTGAGGTAAGAAAtgcattcctctctctcactttctcttgtgcgctctctctatctatccatctctctcactctctcttgtgcgctctatccatctctctctcactctcttgtgcgctctctatctatctatccatctctctctcactctctcttgtgtgctctctatctatccatctctctcactctttcttgtgcgctctctctatctatccatctctctctctcacacacaaacacaaataaaagaAAAGTGGCAAATGAGAACAACTGATACCTGgtgatgagagacagagagcctgGACAAGGATTATCTCCCAGAGTGACATGGATAgtatgcattctctctctctctctctctctctctatcaactGTGACTTTATCCATATGCATGGGTGCACTATCCTTCTGATGTGATTTAACATTGTAGTTTGGGTTATTTAGTTGAAAAATGTTACATGCTTGCAGTAATCTACACTGAACTGGTTTTGTCAGTGGTTGTTGTCAAGGGAGAAAATACTGTTTCTTTATAAACGGCGATCTGTGCAGTGTAATGTACAATACACCAGAGTGGAAGGAGATAGATGTTATTGTGGAGTGTTGTGGAGAATCATATACTGCAGCATAGTGAAAGTAACAGATGTGCATGGACAGCAATACACTGACACAAAATAAGAATGTGTAAACACCAGGCTTTGGCAGAATATGATGGCGGCAGAAGTTGTAGGCCTCAAGTATTTTCCCtcatttgttttgctttgagTTACTCATATGACAATAAAGTGCactcttttgtaaatgtatttggttCATTGGAAGTAGTTTATTGGAACTGACTATTGAGTAGGCCTAATTCTGAAAAATGTTGTTGCTTGCTAATGGCAGCTGTTTTGTTGttcaaacaaatgttttatGTTTGGGTTAAGTTGGTGTGGTATATGACTGATCAAATTACAATATATAGTATCCTGTACATTATGTGTGTATGACAAGCATTTGCACTGCATATCAtactttcctctttctctctccttctccctgtaGAATGTCTGACCCCGCCATCTCTCCATCCCAGATGCCTGAGGTCCCGCGCCTTC is a genomic window of Alosa sapidissima isolate fAloSap1 chromosome 10, fAloSap1.pri, whole genome shotgun sequence containing:
- the l3mbtl1b gene encoding lethal(3)malignant brain tumor-like protein 3 isoform X2 codes for the protein MTDTPPSDGPTPGADFDMMSALDWKDGIATLPGSDIRFRMTEFGTLEIVTETDTKEQEEETNQSVTTSTSQAPSDAQKSLAPSQSGRQGRSEAAGPEEDPSAEQGSCRSCGVTGALNTFLQGKFCSVTCVQPTSGRSTPGEVGEILGKRVRRKRKMFMESDDEEDENQEEEEEKLKACKGRRAAKLARLVTAAPAKKRTWSWQAYLEEERAIAAPLKLFKEHQSFPQSRNSFKVGMKLEGLDPVHPSLFCVLTVAEVQGYRMRLHFDGYPECYDFWVNADSWDVKPPGWCEKSGLKLLLPKGCREGEFNWSTYVKNCRGQLAPKHLFKSLNTSVTPSGFRAGMKLEAVDRKNPTLICVATINAVVDNRLLIHFDNWEDTYDYWCDASSPYIHPVGFCEDAELTLTTPAEYKHPRSFSWERYLEETGTQAAPARAFKQRPPHGFQAGMKLEAVDRRNSMLIRVATISDTEEHRVKVHFDGWGDEYDYWLDADSSDLHPVGWCQKTGHPLQHSQSGSESPVLPGQGCPTVGCNGVGHIRGPRYGTHYTAVSCPYSDVNMNRDALLPDRLSGERPVAISGPQKLRRADPHPHAQPHTPTQPNTPTLPPSTPEATNSNHNHSSPSRSLTAIKCAKLQLVKQEGDGKESLQQFLHDSVFCGWEPPRLHLSWEKHGKLLPEVLGLTAKRVSSWSTEEVAGFVRGLPGCREHAVTFRNEQIDGEAFLLLTQSDIVKILSIKLGPALKIYNSILMLKSADEE
- the l3mbtl1b gene encoding lethal(3)malignant brain tumor-like protein 3 isoform X1; translation: MSATLKYTCKQMTDTPPSDGPTPGADFDMMSALDWKDGIATLPGSDIRFRMTEFGTLEIVTETDTKEQEEETNQSVTTSTSQAPSDAQKSLAPSQSGRQGRSEAAGPEEDPSAEQGSCRSCGVTGALNTFLQGKFCSVTCVQPTSGRSTPGEVGEILGKRVRRKRKMFMESDDEEDENQEEEEEKLKACKGRRAAKLARLVTAAPAKKRTWSWQAYLEEERAIAAPLKLFKEHQSFPQSRNSFKVGMKLEGLDPVHPSLFCVLTVAEVQGYRMRLHFDGYPECYDFWVNADSWDVKPPGWCEKSGLKLLLPKGCREGEFNWSTYVKNCRGQLAPKHLFKSLNTSVTPSGFRAGMKLEAVDRKNPTLICVATINAVVDNRLLIHFDNWEDTYDYWCDASSPYIHPVGFCEDAELTLTTPAEYKHPRSFSWERYLEETGTQAAPARAFKQRPPHGFQAGMKLEAVDRRNSMLIRVATISDTEEHRVKVHFDGWGDEYDYWLDADSSDLHPVGWCQKTGHPLQHSQSGSESPVLPGQGCPTVGCNGVGHIRGPRYGTHYTAVSCPYSDVNMNRDALLPDRLSGERPVAISGPQKLRRADPHPHAQPHTPTQPNTPTLPPSTPEATNSNHNHSSPSRSLTAIKCAKLQLVKQEGDGKESLQQFLHDSVFCGWEPPRLHLSWEKHGKLLPEVLGLTAKRVSSWSTEEVAGFVRGLPGCREHAVTFRNEQIDGEAFLLLTQSDIVKILSIKLGPALKIYNSILMLKSADEE